From the Vibrio algarum genome, one window contains:
- a CDS encoding acyl-CoA desaturase yields the protein MNSSNKPPLIWLNVLVFATTAILALIVAPLYGYYQGYGWEHGIWFLITFSFCNLSITAGYHRLWAHKAYEAHTSLRYIYAIGGAFALQNSALHWSSDHRPHHKFVDNNDKDPYSAKRGFWYSHIGWMLRNYNADIYHEYGNCRDLQKDKVVMWQHKYYLALALLTNFGVPILLGVLYNDLWGMILIVGAVRLFLSHHSTFFINSLAHIWGSQPYTTKNTARDNGFLAVLTFGEGYHNFHHIFESDYRNGIRWWQYDPTKWFIKSCSWVGLAGNLRVTPKLRIEKAKALALLSKAKNNLSEVPNNVQVAIRLQDECELLVKYMSDYYEIKKKLLEGKKETLVKRYEHSVLKLEYEQIKLRFHEQQLAWNQMVKQYA from the coding sequence ATGAACTCAAGTAATAAACCACCACTAATCTGGCTTAACGTTTTAGTTTTTGCGACTACAGCTATACTGGCGTTAATCGTGGCACCTTTATACGGATATTATCAAGGATACGGATGGGAGCATGGTATATGGTTTCTCATTACTTTTAGTTTTTGTAACTTATCGATTACGGCTGGATACCATAGGCTATGGGCTCATAAGGCGTATGAAGCACATACAAGCCTTAGATATATTTATGCCATTGGTGGCGCGTTTGCTTTGCAAAATAGTGCCCTGCATTGGTCTTCAGATCATCGTCCTCATCACAAATTTGTTGATAATAATGACAAAGATCCGTATTCCGCGAAAAGAGGGTTTTGGTATTCTCATATAGGTTGGATGTTAAGAAACTATAATGCAGATATTTACCATGAATACGGTAACTGTCGAGATCTTCAGAAAGACAAAGTAGTGATGTGGCAACATAAATACTATCTTGCTCTGGCACTATTGACCAATTTTGGTGTTCCGATCCTTCTTGGTGTCTTATATAACGATTTGTGGGGTATGATTTTGATTGTAGGGGCGGTCAGGTTGTTCTTAAGTCACCATTCTACATTCTTTATTAATTCATTAGCTCATATTTGGGGTTCTCAGCCTTACACTACTAAAAATACTGCTAGAGATAATGGATTCTTAGCGGTGCTAACCTTCGGTGAGGGGTATCATAATTTTCATCACATATTTGAAAGTGATTACCGAAATGGTATCCGCTGGTGGCAATATGACCCTACTAAATGGTTTATTAAGAGTTGTTCATGGGTTGGATTAGCGGGTAACCTAAGAGTGACTCCTAAGCTAAGGATTGAAAAAGCGAAGGCGTTAGCTTTGCTTAGTAAGGCTAAAAATAACCTCAGTGAAGTGCCAAATAATGTCCAAGTAGCTATTCGATTGCAAGACGAATGCGAATTGCTGGTTAAATATATGAGTGACTACTACGAGATTAAGAAAAAGTTACTCGAAGGAAAAAAAGAAACGCTAGTTAAACGTTATGAACACTCAGTTCTTAAACTTGAATACGAACAAATTAAGCTTCGCTTCCATGAACAACAACTCGCATGGAATCAAATGGTTAAGCAATATGCGTAA
- a CDS encoding NUDIX hydrolase, which translates to MRHIRTQIHPDIDHLDNKTVFKRDAARAIVLDGENILMLYTERYHDYTIPGGGLDEGEDIISGMVRELEEETGAQNIHNIKPYGIYEEFRPWHKDNADVMHQISYCYTCRIDRELGNTAFEAHEVNNGMRPLWINIFDAIEHNEETIAKNPKKGMSIERETFLLRLIAQEML; encoded by the coding sequence ATGAGACACATTCGAACGCAAATTCACCCTGATATAGATCACTTAGATAACAAGACGGTATTTAAGCGCGATGCCGCTAGAGCGATTGTTTTGGATGGAGAAAACATTTTGATGCTCTATACCGAACGATACCATGATTACACGATACCCGGTGGCGGCTTAGATGAAGGAGAAGATATTATTAGCGGTATGGTTCGTGAACTAGAAGAAGAGACGGGAGCACAGAATATTCATAACATCAAACCTTATGGAATATATGAAGAATTTCGCCCATGGCATAAAGACAATGCAGATGTAATGCATCAAATATCTTATTGCTATACTTGTAGAATAGATCGAGAACTCGGTAATACGGCTTTTGAAGCGCACGAAGTTAATAATGGAATGCGTCCTCTTTGGATCAATATCTTCGATGCCATTGAACATAACGAAGAAACCATCGCTAAGAACCCTAAAAAGGGTATGAGTATCGAACGTGAGACTTTTTTGCTCCGTTTGATTGCCCAAGAGATGCTCTAG
- a CDS encoding putative hemolysin produces the protein MKKLNWLVGLGAVAILAGCAGSNEPDEYDVESYDPISNPASVFCVQQNGELQAFDENDQRVMYCVLSEDEKYEQWEYYKENYGKEKE, from the coding sequence ATGAAAAAATTAAATTGGTTGGTTGGGTTAGGCGCTGTTGCCATATTAGCGGGTTGTGCCGGTTCAAATGAACCAGACGAATATGATGTGGAAAGTTATGATCCAATTTCAAATCCAGCTTCGGTTTTTTGCGTGCAACAAAACGGAGAACTTCAGGCTTTCGATGAGAATGATCAACGCGTGATGTATTGCGTTCTCTCTGAAGACGAAAAATACGAACAGTGGGAATACTACAAAGAGAACTACGGAAAAGAAAAAGAGTAG
- the phnR gene encoding phosphonate utilization transcriptional regulator PhnR, whose protein sequence is MQYIKIKEAILEQIDSGALKQRQKLPAERKFAELFDTTRVTLREALALLEAEGKIYREDRRGWFISPEPLRYDPTSSLNFEMMASLQSRLPSTELISAKSMLATKQACQLLELPAFSDVYCLERVRSLEDRPVAYVKKYIKPLSLPKLLECDLSVSLTETYRNKYDVILKKTHYRICSTSLIGNIAVALRATSGTPAMLIQKANYDQHGELIDCDIGYWRHDSICIESEIDLT, encoded by the coding sequence GTGCAATACATAAAAATAAAAGAAGCGATTCTAGAGCAGATTGATTCAGGTGCTTTAAAGCAAAGGCAGAAGCTTCCAGCGGAAAGAAAGTTTGCCGAGTTATTCGATACAACTCGGGTGACGCTTCGAGAAGCATTAGCGCTGTTAGAGGCAGAAGGAAAAATTTACCGCGAAGATAGACGAGGATGGTTTATTTCTCCAGAACCACTTCGTTATGATCCTACCAGTTCTTTGAACTTTGAGATGATGGCTTCATTACAGTCGCGATTGCCTTCGACTGAATTAATTTCAGCAAAAAGTATGTTGGCAACTAAACAGGCTTGCCAGTTACTAGAATTACCTGCTTTTTCAGATGTATATTGCCTAGAAAGAGTACGTTCTTTAGAAGATAGACCGGTGGCTTATGTCAAAAAATATATTAAACCTCTTTCGCTTCCAAAGCTTCTAGAGTGTGATCTTTCCGTTTCGTTAACTGAAACATATAGAAATAAATATGATGTCATCTTAAAGAAAACACATTATCGAATTTGCTCAACTTCTTTGATTGGTAATATCGCTGTTGCACTAAGAGCAACCTCTGGTACCCCAGCCATGCTCATCCAAAAAGCGAACTATGATCAACATGGAGAGCTGATAGATTGCGATATTGGTTACTGGAGACACGACTCTATATGTATTGAATCAGAAATAGATTTGACATAG
- a CDS encoding ABC transporter substrate-binding protein: MRPSTIATIFATVMSFQANASDCGAVTIADMNWNSASLMANIDQFILNNGFDCEAELLPGDSLPTGTSMIEKGRPDVAPELWTNSIKEALDQGVKDKRLRYAGKSLSDGGEEGFWVPAYMVEQYPEMRTIQGVIKHANLFEHPENDEKFAFYSCPAGWTCQITAEHLFNALKLEDYQFEIVDPGSGAALSGAIAKAYERKKPWFGYYWSPTPVLGKYEMVKVDFGSGIDLDEYINCTTQAECEAPKVTMYPPSPVHTITTESFAVRAPEAYEYFATRGFTNKVMSQLLAWMEDNQADSEEAMQYFFMTYPDIWKSWVPEEVVKKITKAL; this comes from the coding sequence ATGAGGCCTTCTACCATCGCAACGATTTTCGCAACGGTTATGTCGTTTCAAGCCAATGCATCAGATTGTGGCGCAGTAACCATTGCTGATATGAATTGGAACTCAGCCAGCTTAATGGCGAATATCGACCAATTTATCCTAAACAATGGTTTTGACTGCGAAGCAGAGTTACTACCAGGAGACAGCCTACCAACAGGCACGTCGATGATAGAAAAAGGAAGACCAGACGTTGCTCCCGAGCTATGGACAAACAGCATCAAAGAAGCACTCGATCAAGGTGTGAAAGACAAAAGACTTCGCTATGCGGGAAAATCTTTATCCGATGGTGGTGAAGAGGGTTTTTGGGTTCCTGCTTATATGGTAGAGCAGTATCCTGAAATGCGGACCATACAGGGTGTTATTAAACATGCAAATTTATTTGAACATCCAGAAAATGACGAAAAGTTTGCTTTCTATAGCTGCCCTGCTGGATGGACATGCCAAATTACGGCTGAACATCTGTTTAATGCACTTAAACTAGAAGACTATCAATTTGAAATAGTTGATCCAGGGTCAGGTGCCGCATTATCTGGTGCTATTGCAAAAGCGTATGAGCGCAAGAAACCTTGGTTTGGTTATTACTGGTCTCCCACACCTGTTCTTGGTAAATATGAAATGGTTAAGGTTGATTTTGGTAGTGGTATAGACTTAGATGAGTACATCAACTGTACAACTCAAGCTGAATGCGAAGCACCAAAAGTAACCATGTACCCTCCTTCCCCAGTCCACACCATAACGACCGAAAGCTTTGCTGTAAGAGCACCAGAAGCCTATGAGTATTTTGCAACACGCGGGTTTACCAACAAAGTGATGAGCCAACTATTAGCATGGATGGAAGATAACCAAGCAGATTCAGAAGAGGCAATGCAATACTTCTTTATGACTTACCCTGACATCTGGAAGTCTTGGGTTCCTGAAGAAGTAGTAAAAAAAATAACCAAAGCTCTATAA